Proteins from a single region of Ailuropoda melanoleuca isolate Jingjing chromosome 15, ASM200744v2, whole genome shotgun sequence:
- the SNU13 gene encoding NHP2-like protein 1 isoform X1, which produces MTEADVNPKAYPLADAHLTKKLLDLVQQSCNYKQLRKGANEATKTLNRGISEFIVMAADAEPLEIILHLPLLCEDKNVPYVFVRSKQALGRACGVSRPVIACSVTIKEGSQLKQQIQSIQQSIERLLV; this is translated from the exons ACTGAGGCTGATGTGAATCCGAAGGCCTACCCCCTCGCAGACGCCCACCTCACCAAGAAACTACTGGACCTTGTTCAGCAGTCATGTAACTACAAGCAGCTTCGGAAAGGAGCCAATGAAG CCACCAAAACCCTCAACAGAGGCATCTCTGAGTTCATCGTGATGGCTGCAGATGCTGAGCCCCTGGAAATCATCCTGCACCTTCCACTGCTATGTGAGGATAAGAATGTGCCCTATGTGTTTGTGCGCTCGAAGCAGGCCCTGGGGCGGGCCTGCGGGGTCTCCAGACCTGTCATCGCCTGTTCTGTCACCATCAAAGAAGGCTCACAGCTGAAGCAGCAGATCCAGTCCATTCAGCAGTCCATTGAAAGGCTCTTAGTCTAA